One Actinomycetota bacterium genomic window carries:
- a CDS encoding nucleotidyltransferase domain-containing protein: MRAENEHGIKKEKPIENLKRVLGPILAGYPVVSAYLFGSYAGGVVRPESDIDIAVNLRPGSRLPVNEELSLGRTIENLSGLKPVDLRVINDMALTVQGEILTKGILLYSADDKARVAFETRTLALYLDYLPHLERFREDFLESVKKQGIL, encoded by the coding sequence ATGAGAGCGGAAAACGAACATGGAATAAAAAAGGAAAAACCGATAGAGAACCTTAAAAGGGTTTTGGGGCCGATATTGGCTGGATATCCGGTTGTCAGCGCCTATCTTTTTGGGTCGTATGCCGGAGGAGTTGTGCGCCCGGAGAGCGATATAGACATCGCGGTAAATCTCAGGCCCGGTTCAAGGCTCCCCGTTAACGAGGAATTAAGCTTGGGTCGGACGATAGAAAACCTGAGCGGCCTTAAACCGGTCGACCTGAGAGTAATAAACGACATGGCGCTCACGGTGCAAGGAGAAATTCTGACGAAGGGAATTCTGCTTTACAGCGCGGATGATAAAGCGCGGGTAGCTTTTGAAACAAGAACGCTGGCGCTCTATCTCGATTACCTTCCGCATCTCGAGCGTTTTCGCGAAGATTTTCTGGAATCCGTGAAGAAGCAGGGGATACTGTAA
- a CDS encoding DUF86 domain-containing protein, giving the protein MVDKAAIDRMLENLKTYVAQLDRLSGFGQDEFLSDPDKLGSAKYYLIIAIESCLDISNHIISSENLRRPTDFADTFAVLHENGLIGKALEERLQNMARFRNLLVHPYGKVDDKRVHEFLKTNLSDFDEFAKRIANAIDKSEH; this is encoded by the coding sequence ATGGTGGATAAGGCCGCAATTGACAGGATGCTCGAAAACCTGAAAACATACGTCGCTCAGCTGGATAGATTGTCGGGGTTTGGACAAGATGAGTTTCTGTCGGACCCGGACAAACTTGGCAGCGCCAAGTATTATCTTATAATCGCAATCGAGAGCTGCCTCGATATTTCGAACCACATCATCAGTTCAGAAAATCTGCGCAGGCCAACGGACTTCGCCGATACGTTTGCCGTGCTTCACGAAAATGGCCTAATAGGCAAAGCATTGGAAGAGCGCCTGCAGAACATGGCCCGTTTTCGCAATTTGCTGGTTCACCCCTATGGAAAAGTCGACGATAAGCGGGTTCACGAGTTTCTCAAAACCAACCTCAGTGACTTCGATGAGTTTGCGAAGCGGATCGCTAATGCTATTGATAAATCTGAGCACTAA
- a CDS encoding ABC transporter ATP-binding protein: MIELRDVRHSYRRPGGGDLPVLAGVNLSIGGGDAVSIIGSSGGGKTTLLNIIGCLLRPTGGDVFIDGAFIPSMGEKELALLRNERIGFIFQGSHLIPTLTVLENILLPAWLNKRRGGRDKRARAHEFAERFGLVERLKHLPHELSLGQRRRVAIARALINEPAILLADEPTNDLDPPRAEQIGDILFDLNKEGLTLLLVTHKSELARRAPQCYEIKDGSLRVAELSQMG; this comes from the coding sequence ATGATCGAATTACGCGATGTCAGACACTCATACCGGCGCCCCGGCGGCGGGGACCTTCCGGTATTGGCCGGCGTAAACCTTAGCATCGGTGGAGGCGATGCGGTATCTATTATCGGCTCCTCCGGGGGCGGCAAGACGACCTTGCTCAACATCATCGGGTGCCTGCTAAGGCCGACCGGAGGCGACGTCTTTATCGACGGCGCGTTCATCCCTTCGATGGGCGAGAAAGAACTCGCGCTCCTTCGCAACGAGAGAATCGGCTTCATCTTCCAGGGCTCGCACCTTATCCCAACGCTGACCGTCCTGGAAAACATATTGCTGCCGGCGTGGTTGAACAAGCGACGCGGCGGCCGCGATAAGCGGGCGCGGGCGCATGAGTTCGCCGAGCGATTCGGTCTTGTCGAGCGCTTGAAACACCTGCCGCACGAGTTAAGCCTGGGCCAAAGACGGCGCGTCGCCATCGCGCGGGCGCTAATAAACGAGCCCGCCATCCTCCTCGCCGACGAGCCGACCAACGACCTCGACCCGCCGCGCGCCGAACAAATCGGCGACATCCTGTTCGACCTGAACAAAGAAGGTCTGACCCTGCTGCTGGTGACCCACAAATCGGAACTCGCACGAAGAGCGCCTCAGTGCTACGAGATAAAGGACGGGTCGCTGCGGGTCGCAGAACTCTCGCAGATGGGGTAG
- a CDS encoding FtsX-like permease family protein → MAGRVIGIDSETDFTVTPWLRNSLGRPLAKQEIIVGSKISAKTGDTLLIRARMFRVVGQLAPTGTGLDDSSFIPLATARSLAAESPDLKALWVGRNPEQLLSAVLIRVEDPKRSFLVAKAVNELPGVRAIVSADVMRDTRQQMGKITTLLYALTAVLWLVALVALLGRFASLVNERKTEIGIMRALGAMRGRVARLILWEGGFLAVAGGLFGIGLGWFVSQRAGEWATEGTLFPFLSLSFTESAGLYALCLAAAVATVTLSALIPAYRSASLDPARAIAQGELE, encoded by the coding sequence ATGGCCGGGCGGGTCATCGGCATAGATTCTGAAACCGATTTTACCGTCACCCCGTGGCTGCGTAATTCCTTGGGGCGGCCGCTCGCCAAGCAAGAGATAATCGTCGGCTCGAAAATCAGCGCCAAAACCGGGGATACGCTTTTAATTCGAGCGCGCATGTTCCGTGTGGTCGGCCAACTCGCGCCGACCGGCACCGGCCTGGATGACTCTTCGTTCATACCGCTCGCCACCGCGCGCAGTCTGGCGGCTGAGAGCCCCGACCTGAAGGCGCTCTGGGTCGGCAGAAACCCCGAGCAACTGCTCTCGGCGGTGTTGATTCGCGTTGAAGACCCGAAGCGTTCTTTCTTGGTAGCAAAAGCCGTAAACGAACTGCCCGGCGTGCGCGCCATCGTATCGGCCGATGTCATGAGAGACACGCGGCAGCAGATGGGCAAAATAACGACCTTACTCTACGCTTTGACGGCGGTACTGTGGCTCGTCGCGCTCGTCGCGCTGCTGGGGCGGTTTGCGAGCCTGGTCAACGAACGAAAGACCGAGATAGGTATCATGCGCGCGCTCGGGGCGATGCGTGGGCGCGTAGCCCGGCTCATCCTGTGGGAGGGCGGCTTTTTGGCGGTCGCCGGCGGGTTGTTCGGCATCGGCCTTGGCTGGTTCGTGTCGCAGCGCGCGGGCGAGTGGGCGACGGAGGGCACGCTCTTCCCGTTCCTGTCGCTATCTTTTACGGAGTCGGCGGGACTCTACGCATTATGCCTGGCGGCCGCAGTCGCAACGGTGACGCTCTCGGCGCTCATTCCGGCATACCGCTCGGCATCCCTCGACCCGGCACGCGCCATCGCCCAGGGAGAGTTGGAGTGA
- a CDS encoding DsrE family protein, protein MQSLLLILKSSMEQEQHAQFVWNLAQAAGAKGHPVVVHIFGDGIYNLVPNLNGVGPVGAVESVGDGNVRFMYCNFNVIQRGLEGQLAAGAKASNTSDASMEVLRNDRVLMFS, encoded by the coding sequence ATGCAAAGCTTACTACTTATTCTCAAGTCTTCTATGGAACAGGAGCAACACGCGCAATTTGTGTGGAATCTTGCTCAAGCGGCCGGAGCGAAGGGCCATCCCGTGGTCGTGCACATATTCGGCGACGGCATCTATAATTTGGTGCCCAACCTGAACGGCGTCGGGCCGGTCGGCGCGGTGGAGTCGGTCGGGGACGGAAACGTCCGCTTTATGTATTGCAACTTCAATGTTATTCAGCGAGGGCTCGAGGGTCAACTCGCGGCCGGGGCGAAGGCCTCCAACACGTCAGACGCGTCAATGGAAGTTCTAAGAAACGACCGGGTCCTTATGTTTTCGTAA
- a CDS encoding DsrE family protein: MSEPMKFCAVVRQPPVGSRESLEMLRFSFGMVLLGDVAQIHVVLEGDGVFNALSGAPLKAMERETARYYVDDCIDFDVLMYAVKEDLDARGLKQEDLVDGVQTIDISRVAELVGGADVVHFL; encoded by the coding sequence TTGTCAGAACCGATGAAATTTTGCGCGGTAGTGCGCCAACCCCCAGTCGGCTCCAGGGAATCGCTAGAGATGCTCCGCTTTTCTTTTGGTATGGTCCTCCTCGGAGACGTTGCGCAGATTCACGTTGTCTTAGAGGGCGACGGTGTCTTTAATGCGCTAAGCGGTGCGCCGCTTAAGGCTATGGAGCGAGAGACGGCCCGATATTATGTGGATGATTGTATAGACTTCGATGTTCTCATGTATGCCGTTAAGGAAGACCTCGACGCGCGTGGCCTGAAACAGGAAGACCTCGTCGACGGCGTCCAGACGATAGATATAAGCCGGGTAGCGGAGTTGGTCGGAGGCGCCGACGTAGTGCATTTTCTGTAA
- a CDS encoding DsrE family protein, with amino-acid sequence MATLCISALSPGAVQRHDRLLEITRGLAENGEKVDFVFYGSGLYSLVEGSKSAEALASSGASIYAVADDVENRGLAGRLIAQADLVGYDKIVDMIMEADRTITGI; translated from the coding sequence ATGGCAACATTATGCATCAGCGCCCTGTCGCCGGGCGCCGTCCAGCGCCACGACCGTCTGCTTGAGATAACGCGCGGGCTTGCCGAAAACGGCGAGAAAGTCGATTTTGTCTTTTACGGCAGCGGCCTCTACAGCCTCGTGGAAGGCAGCAAATCGGCGGAGGCTTTGGCTTCGTCGGGTGCATCGATTTATGCGGTCGCCGATGACGTCGAAAATCGGGGGCTTGCGGGTCGGTTGATAGCGCAGGCGGACTTGGTCGGCTACGACAAGATCGTCGACATGATAATGGAGGCTGACCGGACGATTACCGGCATTTAA
- a CDS encoding glycosyltransferase family 39 protein, whose translation MQNVGVSWTTPSRHIGFVTVTLLAVGVFLLLAAHRGLDNNSLVSWRWVFALVSPGSLLLPICLLIAGAYWYVKRFDYERYEASLLFVVSFAAGALFWRTPEVIVDASRYFTQAKHLELYGVGYFLREWGLNIFAWTDLPLIPFVYGVIFKVFGESRLYIQAFTTILYALTVVLTYRVGKMLWDKSTGFLGGLLLLGMPYLFTQVPLMLVDIPAMFFLMLAVFLFIKALTQGGTALIVLSAAAIWAAVLTKYSNVLMLSVLPVALAVFLAVKRSGGEVLPGWSRSTAPGWREMLFRGMAVALVASALIGVAVAWKYDIFAAQVGLLMDYQRPGLKRWGESHLSTFLFQVHPFITGAALLSVYAAVRKRDLKFVVVGWLVLLVLLLQIERIRYMISVFPMLALMAAYGLREIKSAELRRYVAFCAVASSLAIGLFAYLPFMERISAVNLKDAGEYLNSSGARNIRVVTTSAGDAPEVNPAVAVPLLDLFADGAIVYDSSPARSLPESISTSSLRFTWEHKSPEYYSGGQSGGDQVVVVISEEKGRSLTDAAGRGLEGYRRTKTFDDGVGFFRYQTVVTVYEPLSMASDARPAAFAK comes from the coding sequence ATGCAAAACGTAGGCGTTTCATGGACCACTCCAAGCAGGCATATAGGTTTTGTCACGGTCACACTGCTGGCGGTAGGAGTTTTTCTATTGCTCGCGGCACACAGGGGGCTGGATAATAACTCGCTGGTATCATGGCGCTGGGTCTTTGCGCTGGTAAGCCCGGGCAGTCTGCTGCTACCTATTTGTTTGCTAATCGCCGGTGCTTATTGGTATGTGAAGCGCTTTGATTATGAGCGGTATGAGGCATCCCTGCTCTTCGTTGTCTCGTTTGCGGCGGGCGCGCTCTTTTGGCGGACACCCGAGGTCATAGTCGACGCTTCGAGGTATTTCACTCAGGCGAAGCATCTCGAACTCTACGGTGTCGGGTATTTCCTCAGGGAGTGGGGCTTAAATATTTTCGCATGGACCGATTTACCGCTCATCCCGTTTGTCTACGGCGTGATCTTTAAGGTCTTCGGCGAGTCGAGGCTGTACATCCAGGCCTTTACGACCATACTTTATGCTTTGACGGTCGTTCTGACATACCGGGTCGGGAAGATGCTCTGGGATAAGAGCACCGGTTTTTTGGGTGGGCTGCTATTGCTCGGTATGCCGTATTTGTTTACGCAGGTGCCGTTGATGCTCGTCGATATTCCGGCGATGTTCTTTCTGATGCTCGCCGTCTTCTTGTTTATCAAGGCATTGACGCAGGGCGGCACGGCCCTTATCGTTCTCTCGGCTGCGGCTATCTGGGCGGCGGTTCTGACGAAGTATTCAAACGTTTTGATGTTGTCGGTTCTACCCGTTGCGCTCGCCGTCTTTCTCGCCGTCAAGCGAAGCGGAGGCGAGGTGTTGCCGGGTTGGTCGAGGAGCACGGCGCCCGGTTGGCGCGAGATGCTCTTTCGGGGTATGGCCGTGGCGTTGGTCGCGTCCGCGCTTATAGGGGTCGCCGTTGCTTGGAAATACGATATCTTCGCGGCTCAGGTCGGTTTGCTCATGGACTACCAGCGCCCTGGGCTTAAGCGGTGGGGCGAAAGCCATCTGTCGACGTTTCTCTTTCAAGTACATCCGTTTATCACCGGCGCGGCGCTTTTATCGGTGTACGCCGCCGTTAGAAAGAGGGATTTAAAGTTTGTGGTCGTCGGCTGGCTGGTTTTGTTGGTGTTGCTCCTGCAAATCGAGAGAATTCGCTACATGATAAGCGTTTTTCCGATGCTCGCGCTTATGGCCGCGTACGGGCTGCGGGAGATTAAGAGCGCGGAGTTAAGGCGCTATGTCGCGTTTTGCGCGGTGGCGTCGTCGCTGGCAATCGGGCTGTTTGCGTATTTGCCGTTCATGGAGCGGATAAGCGCCGTAAACCTCAAAGACGCCGGAGAATATCTAAATTCTTCCGGCGCGAGGAATATCAGGGTCGTGACGACGTCGGCGGGCGATGCGCCCGAGGTCAATCCGGCGGTGGCGGTGCCCCTTCTCGACCTCTTTGCGGACGGGGCCATCGTATACGATTCGAGCCCCGCGCGGTCATTGCCGGAATCGATTTCGACATCATCGTTGCGGTTTACCTGGGAGCACAAGAGCCCGGAGTATTACTCGGGGGGGCAAAGCGGCGGTGATCAAGTGGTCGTGGTCATCTCCGAAGAAAAAGGTCGGTCCCTAACTGATGCCGCGGGCCGCGGGCTCGAAGGGTATCGTCGCACTAAGACATTTGATGATGGAGTAGGGTTTTTCCGCTACCAAACCGTCGTTACGGTTTATGAACCGTTAAGCATGGCGAGCGACGCGAGACCGGCGGCGTTTGCGAAATAA
- a CDS encoding YeeE/YedE family protein gives METTSKSNLYWAYFILGLLALVSIVFTQAHVYYVYLVAYIWFGVAYGMLLQYGRFCIASASRDLFATGVPRMAVVVLVTLVFLSVVQAALAAAGMTSPFFQATPVGFHLVVAGLIFGFGMVIAGGCATGSVYKIGEGHGTSILAVVALVFGQAVFVTTGGFFNRFLPQSWVDSAATKTWVPSDKLTSWYDTYLVGYVFDKPSIQLSQTSFVSENFPGVARFFVGDALINTMIPAALLLVVIYVFFGRKGFIKKRKKAQGTVGFKDELAGMWNMLTASKRTMKVGMLIALTIGLQVIVAKGLHVKFGVNNFGELLAKMGHTADLTPAGKIFDPGYWFMTTQQSQLGAWVLGKVGLNMQDNVFLGVLSGLPAPWRNPALWMTGGIILGAMVTALINREFKFNLPKGELIVWGLVGGLLLGIGARLGLGCAGAFFVRIAGGDFGAWMFFLSMVGGAYIGVLFFNWWTDRKMAKEMG, from the coding sequence GTGGAAACGACGAGCAAAAGTAATTTGTATTGGGCATATTTTATCTTGGGGCTGCTGGCGCTAGTGAGCATAGTCTTCACTCAGGCGCATGTGTACTATGTCTACCTGGTAGCATATATTTGGTTTGGGGTTGCCTACGGAATGCTCCTCCAGTACGGCAGGTTCTGCATCGCATCGGCCTCGCGGGATTTGTTTGCTACGGGTGTGCCGAGGATGGCCGTGGTCGTCTTAGTCACACTCGTTTTTCTCAGCGTAGTGCAGGCGGCGTTAGCGGCCGCCGGTATGACCAGCCCGTTTTTCCAGGCGACACCGGTCGGGTTTCACCTGGTAGTCGCGGGCCTCATCTTCGGTTTCGGTATGGTTATCGCCGGCGGTTGCGCTACCGGCTCTGTGTATAAGATAGGAGAAGGTCACGGCACGTCTATTCTGGCGGTAGTGGCGCTCGTCTTCGGGCAAGCGGTCTTTGTCACCACCGGCGGGTTTTTCAATCGATTTCTGCCTCAATCTTGGGTCGACTCGGCGGCTACGAAAACATGGGTGCCTAGCGACAAACTGACATCATGGTACGACACCTATCTCGTCGGCTATGTCTTCGATAAACCGAGCATCCAGCTCTCTCAGACAAGCTTTGTTTCAGAGAATTTTCCTGGAGTTGCGCGCTTTTTTGTCGGCGATGCGCTTATTAACACCATGATTCCCGCCGCGCTGCTTCTCGTTGTCATCTATGTCTTCTTTGGCAGAAAAGGCTTTATTAAGAAGCGCAAAAAAGCTCAAGGAACGGTCGGGTTCAAAGACGAACTCGCCGGCATGTGGAACATGCTTACGGCGTCGAAGCGGACCATGAAAGTCGGCATGTTGATAGCGCTGACGATAGGTCTGCAGGTCATAGTCGCAAAGGGTCTGCATGTCAAATTCGGTGTCAACAACTTCGGCGAACTCCTTGCCAAGATGGGACATACGGCCGACTTGACCCCCGCCGGCAAGATCTTCGACCCCGGTTACTGGTTTATGACCACCCAGCAGTCGCAACTCGGTGCTTGGGTGCTCGGCAAAGTCGGCTTAAATATGCAGGATAACGTCTTTTTGGGTGTCCTAAGCGGTCTGCCGGCACCTTGGCGCAACCCGGCGCTTTGGATGACCGGGGGGATTATCTTAGGGGCGATGGTTACGGCGCTGATAAACAGGGAGTTCAAATTCAACCTGCCAAAAGGTGAACTCATTGTATGGGGACTTGTCGGCGGCTTGCTTCTTGGAATCGGCGCGAGGCTCGGCCTCGGCTGCGCGGGCGCGTTCTTCGTCCGTATCGCGGGCGGAGATTTTGGCGCCTGGATGTTTTTCCTGAGTATGGTCGGAGGCGCCTACATCGGGGTTCTGTTCTTCAATTGGTGGACCGACCGGAAAATGGCAAAAGAGATGGGCTAG
- a CDS encoding sulfurtransferase TusA family protein, whose protein sequence is MAMKFDKTGDGVYTLDVCGYVCPHPQIYTKKSLEKIAEGEVLEVVFDNASSAETIVQMCDQDGHEVIENAQGDGKFVIKIEKG, encoded by the coding sequence ATGGCGATGAAGTTTGACAAAACAGGTGATGGTGTATACACGCTCGATGTTTGCGGCTATGTCTGCCCGCATCCGCAGATATACACGAAAAAGTCGCTGGAGAAGATAGCCGAAGGAGAGGTTTTGGAGGTAGTCTTCGACAACGCGTCCTCGGCCGAGACGATAGTGCAAATGTGCGACCAGGACGGGCACGAGGTAATCGAGAACGCGCAAGGCGACGGCAAGTTTGTAATCAAAATCGAAAAAGGTTAA
- a CDS encoding radical SAM protein encodes MKCALLIPPWTPTDIFPAKTAGSQVNYWQPLGTLYVAAGLRLAGHEVKLFDGAFLARDEMLAEVESFAPRFAGIYSTAFSWVGAKRLAAAIKGLDERIFTCIGGPYPIAAREKCLADDVEHVVDAVVTGEGEITVPEMVRALELGAGLTGVAGVVFRDGDGVVANDARPLVDNLDSLPFPAREVLGDAGLYLPPPATYRRQPVAVMLTSRGCNRRCIYCFQLDKDRDSGIRYRGVENVLAEIELCLEQGYREIKFIDDTFAADYGRALRIAREIKARRLDFTWFVSACVNQVDKELLQAFKDAGCWAILLGAESGVQKNLNTIKKGITLDQTRQAVAAAKAVGLKVITPFIFGIPGESFEDGLKTIEFACELDADVANFHAITPFPGTELYDNAAKYGAVSDELTDYTYQGAAFVPYTMSRDEIVELRATAFRTFYSRPKFLLRRALATRNIHDLKAACAGAKSLFWLWADSHALDKRASAGKPATGGKRASTKKGWC; translated from the coding sequence ATGAAATGCGCCCTTCTGATCCCGCCGTGGACGCCGACCGATATATTTCCCGCTAAGACGGCCGGGTCGCAGGTAAATTATTGGCAGCCGTTGGGCACGCTCTATGTCGCCGCCGGCCTGCGGCTGGCCGGCCATGAGGTCAAGCTCTTTGACGGCGCGTTCCTGGCCCGCGACGAGATGCTGGCCGAGGTGGAGTCGTTCGCGCCGCGTTTCGCGGGCATCTATTCGACGGCCTTTAGCTGGGTCGGAGCGAAGAGGCTCGCCGCCGCGATCAAGGGGCTGGATGAGCGGATATTTACTTGTATCGGCGGCCCGTATCCGATTGCGGCGCGGGAAAAGTGCCTTGCCGATGATGTGGAGCATGTTGTCGACGCCGTCGTAACCGGGGAGGGTGAGATAACCGTCCCCGAGATGGTCCGCGCGCTCGAACTGGGAGCGGGCCTTACGGGCGTCGCCGGAGTCGTCTTCCGCGACGGGGACGGTGTTGTAGCCAACGACGCCCGCCCGCTCGTCGACAACCTCGATTCGCTGCCTTTTCCGGCAAGGGAAGTCCTGGGCGACGCGGGTCTCTATCTCCCGCCGCCGGCGACTTACCGGAGACAACCGGTCGCGGTTATGCTGACGTCACGCGGGTGCAACCGCCGCTGTATATACTGCTTTCAGTTGGATAAGGACAGGGACAGCGGTATACGCTATCGCGGCGTCGAAAACGTCCTGGCCGAAATCGAGCTGTGCCTGGAGCAGGGCTATAGGGAGATAAAATTTATCGACGACACCTTCGCCGCCGATTACGGGCGCGCGCTTCGTATTGCGCGGGAGATCAAGGCTAGGCGCCTCGATTTCACCTGGTTTGTGTCGGCCTGCGTCAACCAGGTCGACAAAGAGTTGCTCCAAGCCTTTAAGGACGCGGGGTGTTGGGCGATTTTGCTCGGAGCCGAAAGCGGTGTCCAGAAGAACCTCAATACCATAAAAAAAGGAATAACCCTCGATCAGACGCGGCAAGCGGTCGCGGCGGCGAAAGCGGTCGGGCTAAAGGTCATAACGCCGTTCATCTTCGGTATCCCCGGCGAGAGCTTCGAGGACGGCCTTAAGACGATAGAATTCGCCTGCGAACTCGACGCGGATGTCGCGAATTTTCACGCCATCACGCCGTTTCCGGGGACGGAATTATACGATAACGCCGCGAAATATGGAGCCGTCTCGGATGAGCTTACCGACTACACCTATCAGGGGGCGGCGTTCGTGCCGTACACCATGAGCAGGGATGAGATAGTCGAGCTTCGCGCGACGGCCTTTCGCACCTTCTATTCGAGGCCCAAATTTTTATTGCGGAGGGCGCTCGCGACCAGAAATATCCACGAC